A window of Nitrospirota bacterium genomic DNA:
ATTCATGAGCACGCCGACTGATATGATGCCCTTGATCACGGCATGCTCTCCGACGATTAAGGTCCCGGTTGTATGGATTTCCCCTTCGACGCGACCATCTACCCGTACGGTGCCATCAAAACTGACGATCCCCTTAAAGTCCACTCCTTTACCCAGGAGTGTGAAATTCTCGCTATCTGATTCCGACTGCTGCTTTCGCTCTTTCATCGCCCACATCCTGGTCTCCTCCGACTCTTTCCTCACGCGCACATCTCGTCGCGTCCATATACAAAAATGTACTTACGTATTAATAAACAATCTAGCCGTTGACGCGTTTGATATCTGGCTGCGCGATGACTCCAACCGGCCGCAAGGGGACTTCCCGCGGAAGCTCACGCACGGTGTGAGCCATCTCGAGATCACCATTGAATAACACGCCGTCTTCCATTGAAAGGACAGGCGTCTTTACGCTGCCACTCACCACCGCCGGAGCGCGAAGCTTCACGCGTTCTTTCACCACAATATTTCCGGTGATTTTCCCTTTGCACACGACCGTTCCAGCCGTGATTTTTGCCTGGATGACGGCATCCTCACCGACCAAGAG
This region includes:
- a CDS encoding polymer-forming cytoskeletal protein translates to MWGQEKQPETSETEPEREETSDITNGLAAENTEGIIAFVGKGVEFKGTISYSGTVRIDGYLDGEIHTEGILLVGEDAVIQAKITAGTVVCKGKITGNIVVKERVKLRAPAVVSGSVKTPVLSMEDGVLFNGDLEMAHTVRELPREVPLRPVGVIAQPDIKRVNG